A region from the Aegilops tauschii subsp. strangulata cultivar AL8/78 chromosome 5, Aet v6.0, whole genome shotgun sequence genome encodes:
- the LOC109783793 gene encoding uncharacterized protein produces the protein MAAGSAPLLLALALAFAASLAAAGDTNRVYDPCTDTKIQRGDGFTFGLAFAANGAFYSGSTQLSPCDRRLTQLSQLSLFRPKVDEISLLTVNTTTGFSPASAGGYMVAFAGRKYAARSQPVFVSNSSVTVSSFTLVLEFNKGKLQNLHWKKDGCGACTGKPNFICLGKQTCAIRTNICKSNNQGSMDCSIGIQLAFSGTDKHESVLNSWYEVSNLQQYSLYGLYSNVKGSLSGQFNKFF, from the exons atggccgccggctCCGCGCCGCTGCTGCTCGCCCTGGCGCTCGCCTTCGCCGCCTCCCTGGCCGCCGCGGGGGACACCAACCGCGTCTACGACCCGTGCACCGACACCAAGATCCAGCGCGGGGACGGATTCACCTTCGGCCTCGCCTTCGCCGCCAACGGCGCCTTCTACTCCGGCTCCACCCAGCTCTCCCCCTGCGACCGCCGCCTCACCCAGCTCTCGCAGCTCTCCCTCTTCCGCCCCAAGGTCGACGAGATCTCCCTCCTCACCGTCAACACCACCACCGGCTTCAGCCCC GCCTCAGCTGGTGGGTACATGGTAGCATTTGCTGGTAGGAAGTATGCAGCCAGATCTCAACCAGTCTTTGTCTCCAATTCCTCAGTTACAGTGTCCAGCTTCACCCTG GTTCTTGAATTCAACAAAGGCAAGCTTCAGAACCTGCACTGGAAGAAGGACGGGTGTGGTGCCTGCACAGGGAAGCCAAACTTCATCTGCCTCGGCAAGCAAACCTGCGCCATCAGAACAAACATCTGCAAGAGCAATAACCAGGGATCCATGGACTGCAGCATCGGCATCCAGCTGGCCTTCTCGGGCACAGACAAGCACGAGTCGGTCCTCAACTCGTGGTACGAGGTGTCGAACCTGCAGCAGTACTCGCTCTACGGGCTGTACTCGAACGTGAAGGGGTCCCTGAGCGGCCAGTTCAACAAGTTCTTCTAG